A single window of Coffea eugenioides isolate CCC68of chromosome 7, Ceug_1.0, whole genome shotgun sequence DNA harbors:
- the LOC113777553 gene encoding AAA-ATPase At3g50940-like — MASNIKIPSTTAIISAAASVAATAMLIRSVANDIIPREFRQFFFTNVHRLFTAFTNEVILVIDEFDGLGQNQLFKAAEVYLGSILSPSTKRFRATLPQKEKKINISMETNEELTQKFNGFQIKWRMACKQIRPRYVSQPGGYDSTMLSKPRYYELIFHKKHKDKVIGEYLPYVLERSKAIELEKKTLKLFMLGNDRMMGHRGNPWQSVDLDHPATFDTLAMDTDAKKMVIDDLENFVRRKELYRKAGKAWKRGYLLFGPPGTGKSSLVAAMANYLKFDIYDLELTDVRTNSDLRRHLISTANQSILLVEDIDCSIELTVKRPKKASSASMFPQQYGQENWVTLSGLLNFIDGLWSSCGDERIIVFTTNHKDKLDPALLRPGRMDVHIHMSYCTLCGFKLLASNYLGITDHPLFLVVEQLMKVTNVTPAEVGEQLLKNGEPEIVLACLIEFLEEKKKNVQVENHRSNQQAPKSAVLQEPEEEGGNEGKTSVIGLQAIKELVKTNKVSPAEVQDQVIRENEADIILRRLTQLLQEKKETQVLKIDSGSSAENLSLT, encoded by the exons ATGGCTTCAAACATCAAAATACCATCAACCACAGCAATCATCTCTGCTGCAGCCTCTGTAGCTGCCACCGCCATGCTTATTAGGTCCGTCGCCAATGATATCATTCCCCGCGAGTTCAGACAATTTTTCTTCACCAATGTTCACCGCCTTTTCACAGCATTCACCAATGAAGTCATCTTAGTCATCGATGAATTCGATGGTCTTGGCCAAAATCAACTCTTCAAGGCCGCAGAAGTTTACTTGGGATCCATTCTAAGTCCATCCACTAAAAGGTTTCGAGCCACACTgcctcaaaaagaaaagaaaatcaacatTTCCATGGAAACCAATGAAGAACTCACCCAAAAATTTAACGGCTTCCAGATAAAATGGAGGATGGCCTGTAAGCAGATTCGACCGAGATACGTTTCACAGCCTGGTGGCTATGATTCAACTATGTTATCCAAACCCCGGTATTATGAATTAATCTTTCACAAGAAGCATAAGGATAAGGTTATTGGCGAGTACTTGCCTTATGTTTTGGAAAGATCTAAGGCtattgaacttgaaaagaagaCACTGAAATTGTTTATGTTGGGAAACGATCGGATGATGGGACATAGGGGCAACCCGTGGCAATCAGTCGATCTTGATCATCCAGCCACATTTGACACGTTGGCAATGGATACAGATGCTAAAAAGATGGTTATCGATGATCTTGAGAATTTTGTCCGAAGGAAAGAGCTTTATCGGAAAGCTGGGAAGGCATGGAAAAGGGGGTATTTGCTGTTTGGGCCACCAGGAACAGGGAAATCAAGTTTGGTTGCTGCCATGGCCAACTATTTAAAATTTGACATCTATGACTTGGAGCTCACTGATGTCAGGACCAACTCTGATTTGAGAAGGCATCTGATTTCAACAGCTAATCAGTCGATACTTCTGGTGGAGGACATTGATTGCTCGATTGAGCTCACGGTGAAGCGACCAAAAAAAGCATCAAGTGCATCTATGTTCCCTCAACAGTATGGTCAAGAAAACTGG GTTACCTTGTCTGGATTACTGAACTTCATTGATGGACTATGGTCGAGCTGTGGGGATGAGCGCATCATAGTGTTTACAACTAATCATAAAGATAAGCTAGACCCGGCTTTATTGCGCCCTGGTCGCATGGATGTGCATATTCACATGTCGTATTGCACCCTCTGCGGTTTCAAATTGCTTGCTTCCAATTACCTTGGAATCACAGATCATCCACTCTTCTTGGTTGTTGAGCAGCTGATGAAAGTCACCAATGTGACTCCTGCAGAAGTAGGAGAGCAGTTATTGAAGAATGGTGAGCCTGAAATTGTACTAGCATGCCTGATTGAGTTCcttgaggaaaaaaagaaaaatgtccAAGTTGAAAACCATAGAAGTAATCAACAAGCACCCAAATCTGCAGTTCTCCAAGAGCCGGAGGAAGAAGGTGGAAATGAGGGAAAGACAAGTGTAATCGGCCTTCAAGCAATTAAAGAGCTGGTAAAGACGAATAAAGTGTCTCCTGCTGAAGTTCAAGACCAAGTGATAAGGGAGAACGAGGCTGATATTATTTTGAGACGCTTGACTCAATTGCTTCAGGAGAAAAAGGAGACGCAAGTACTAAAAATAGATTCAGGATCTTCTGCTGAGAATCTCTCCCTAACctga